In the Streptomyces sp. NBC_00525 genome, one interval contains:
- a CDS encoding cobalt-precorrin-6A reductase → MHVLILGGTTEARRLAELLVAGLPAGSRVTSSLAGRVARPKLPPGEVRVGGFGGAEGLADWLRAHRVHALIDATHPFAGTITFNAAAAAAAAHVPLLMLRRPGWVPGDGDDWHPVGSLDEAAAALPALGRRVFLTTGRMGLAAFAGLDGLWFLMRSVDAPEPPYPARMETLLDRGPFTLEGERELIRRHRVDVLVTKDSGGAATAPKLAAAREAGLPVVVVRRPPVPAGGAVAGTPEEALVWLTDQFSG, encoded by the coding sequence GTGCACGTACTGATTCTGGGCGGGACGACGGAGGCCCGCCGGCTCGCCGAACTGCTGGTGGCCGGCCTGCCCGCCGGGAGCAGGGTCACCAGTTCGCTGGCCGGGCGGGTGGCCCGGCCCAAGCTGCCGCCCGGCGAGGTCCGCGTCGGCGGCTTCGGCGGCGCCGAAGGGCTCGCGGACTGGCTCCGCGCACACCGGGTGCACGCGCTCATCGACGCCACCCATCCTTTCGCCGGCACGATCACGTTCAACGCGGCCGCCGCGGCCGCCGCCGCCCATGTTCCTCTCCTCATGCTGCGCCGCCCCGGCTGGGTGCCCGGTGACGGCGACGACTGGCACCCGGTCGGCTCCCTGGACGAGGCGGCGGCGGCCCTGCCCGCGCTGGGGCGGCGGGTCTTCCTCACCACCGGGCGGATGGGGCTCGCCGCCTTCGCCGGGCTGGACGGCCTGTGGTTCCTCATGCGGTCCGTGGACGCGCCCGAACCGCCGTACCCGGCACGGATGGAGACCCTGCTCGACCGGGGCCCCTTCACCCTCGAAGGGGAGCGGGAGCTGATCCGCCGCCACCGCGTCGACGTCCTCGTCACCAAGGACAGCGGCGGCGCCGCGACCGCCCCCAAGCTGGCCGCCGCCCGCGAGGCCGGCCTCCCCGTCGTCGTCGTCCGCCGGCCACCGGTCCCGGCGGGGGGCGCGGTGGCCGGCACCCCGGAAGAGGCCCTGGTCTGGCTGACGGATCAGTTCTCCGGGTAG
- a CDS encoding precorrin-2 C(20)-methyltransferase: MTVSQQTTGRLYGVGLGPGDPELMTLRAVRAIAGADVVAYHSARHGRSIARSIAAEHLRADHIEEALVYPVTTETTDHPGGYRGAIEDFYTEAAARLAAHLDAGRTVAVLAEGDPMFYGSYMHMHKRLADRYPTEVIPGVTSVSAAAARLGTPLAEGEEVLTILPGTLPEEELTARLAATDAAVVMKLGRTFPAVRRAFEASGRLPEARYVERATMAGERLGDLADTDAGSVPYFAVAVLPSRVDARPEPAPDGGGVTVVGTGPAGPLWLTPETRGALAAADDLVGYTTYLDRVPVRPGQTRHGSDNKVESERAEFALDLARRGRRVAVVSGGDPGVFAMATAVLEVASQEAYADVPVRVLPGVTAANAAAARAGAPLGHDYAAISLSDRLKPWDVIARRLAAAASADLVLALYNPGSRSRTWQVGKARDLLLEHRSPDTPVVLGRDVGGPAESVRTVRLADLDPADVDMRTILIVGSSQTRWERRGEGRQIVWTPRRYPEN; encoded by the coding sequence GTGACCGTGAGCCAGCAGACAACGGGACGGCTGTACGGGGTCGGGCTCGGCCCCGGCGACCCGGAGCTGATGACCCTGCGCGCGGTGCGGGCCATCGCCGGGGCGGACGTGGTCGCGTACCACAGCGCCCGGCACGGCCGGTCCATCGCCCGGTCCATCGCGGCGGAGCACCTGCGCGCCGACCACATCGAGGAAGCCCTCGTCTACCCGGTCACCACGGAGACCACGGACCATCCGGGCGGCTACCGGGGCGCCATCGAGGACTTCTACACCGAGGCGGCGGCCCGGCTCGCCGCCCATCTGGACGCGGGGCGCACGGTCGCCGTGCTCGCCGAGGGCGACCCGATGTTCTACGGCTCGTACATGCACATGCACAAGCGGCTGGCCGACCGCTACCCCACCGAGGTCATCCCCGGCGTGACCTCGGTCAGCGCCGCCGCCGCCCGGCTCGGCACCCCGCTCGCGGAGGGCGAGGAGGTGCTGACGATCCTGCCCGGCACCCTGCCCGAGGAGGAGCTGACCGCCCGGCTGGCCGCGACCGACGCCGCCGTGGTCATGAAGCTGGGCCGCACCTTCCCCGCCGTGCGCCGCGCCTTCGAGGCGTCGGGCCGGCTGCCCGAGGCCCGTTACGTCGAGCGCGCCACGATGGCCGGGGAGCGGCTGGGCGACCTCGCGGACACCGACGCCGGTTCCGTGCCGTACTTCGCGGTCGCCGTCCTGCCGAGCCGGGTCGACGCCCGGCCCGAACCCGCCCCGGACGGCGGCGGGGTGACCGTGGTGGGCACGGGCCCGGCCGGTCCGCTGTGGCTGACGCCCGAGACGCGTGGCGCGCTGGCCGCCGCCGACGACCTCGTCGGCTACACCACGTATCTGGACCGGGTGCCGGTCCGGCCGGGGCAGACCCGGCACGGCTCCGACAACAAGGTGGAGTCGGAGCGGGCCGAGTTCGCGCTCGACCTGGCCCGGCGCGGGCGGCGCGTCGCCGTCGTGTCCGGCGGCGATCCGGGGGTCTTCGCGATGGCCACGGCTGTGCTGGAGGTGGCGTCGCAGGAGGCGTACGCGGACGTGCCGGTGCGGGTGCTGCCGGGGGTGACGGCCGCCAACGCGGCGGCGGCCCGCGCCGGGGCGCCGCTGGGCCACGACTACGCGGCGATCTCGCTCTCGGACCGGCTCAAGCCGTGGGACGTCATCGCGCGGCGGCTCGCCGCGGCCGCGTCGGCCGATCTGGTGCTGGCGCTGTACAACCCCGGTTCGCGCAGCCGGACCTGGCAGGTCGGCAAGGCGCGGGACCTGCTCCTTGAGCACCGCTCGCCGGACACGCCCGTGGTCCTGGGCCGGGACGTCGGCGGGCCCGCCGAGAGCGTACGGACCGTGCGCCTGGCGGACCTCGACCCGGCCGATGTGGACATGCGCACGATCCTGATCGTCGGTTCCTCGCAGACCCGCTGGGAGCGGCGCGGCGAGGGGCGGCAGATCGTGTGGACGCCGCGCCGCTACCCGGAGAACTGA
- a CDS encoding precorrin-8X methylmutase: MHQYEKDGPAIYRQSFATIRAEADLAGLPADVSQVAVRMIHACGMVDLVRDIGYTPGAVARARAALRAGAPILCDVAMVASGVTRKRLPADNEVVCTLSDPAVPALAKELGTTRSAAALELWRDRLDGAVVAVGNAPTALFRLLEMIEDGAPRPAAVIGVPVGFVGAAESKDALAAHPSGLDHLIVRGRRGGSAIAAAALNAIASEEE, encoded by the coding sequence GTGCATCAGTACGAGAAGGACGGACCGGCCATCTATCGCCAGTCCTTCGCCACCATCCGGGCGGAGGCGGACCTCGCCGGCCTGCCCGCGGACGTGAGCCAGGTCGCCGTCCGGATGATCCACGCCTGCGGCATGGTCGACCTCGTACGCGACATCGGCTACACGCCCGGCGCGGTCGCCCGAGCCCGCGCCGCGCTACGGGCCGGCGCGCCCATCCTGTGCGATGTGGCCATGGTCGCCAGCGGAGTCACCCGCAAGCGGCTGCCCGCGGACAACGAGGTGGTGTGCACCCTGTCCGACCCGGCCGTGCCCGCCCTCGCGAAGGAGCTGGGCACGACCCGCTCGGCGGCCGCCCTGGAGCTGTGGCGGGACCGGCTCGACGGCGCGGTCGTCGCCGTGGGCAACGCCCCGACCGCCCTGTTCCGGCTGCTCGAAATGATCGAGGACGGCGCCCCGCGCCCCGCCGCCGTCATCGGTGTGCCGGTCGGCTTCGTCGGCGCCGCCGAGTCCAAGGACGCCCTGGCGGCCCACCCGTCCGGGCTCGACCACCTGATCGTGCGCGGCCGGCGCGGCGGGAGCGCCATCGCCGCCGCCGCGCTCAACGCCATCGCCAGCGAGGAAGAGTGA
- the cobG gene encoding precorrin-3B synthase: MVGMLAAMPPPAPHFAQPDDARFRVRGDACPGALRLHRADDGALARVRVPGGVLSWEQADGLRELAGRLGDGELHLTSRGNVQLRGLDAGCGSELASRMSEMGLLPSASHERVRNVVASPLSGLDGRGARDVRPWLVALDALVCASEAAAGLSGRFLFALDDGRGDMDALGADVTLRARGDGAAELRIGALESVALIPGDEAPRAALLAATVFLSVADASGSGAWRVAELPAGAGPLLDEVVRELAAAGLPVSRATVPVPAGTPPALGVVAGPGGTDALSVGLPLGRADAVRWRALTDLAREHGAGELRLTPWRGVVVPGVRRERAPGALDALEAAGLVTADRSPWTGTGACVGRPGCVKSLADVRGDAASALPDAPPVDALPVHWSGCERRCGHPRGDWVDVVAGPDGYRVSVVRDGARPENPVRVAADPAALATAVAAARKPRP; this comes from the coding sequence ATGGTCGGTATGCTCGCCGCCATGCCTCCCCCAGCCCCCCATTTCGCCCAGCCCGACGACGCCCGTTTCCGGGTCCGCGGCGACGCCTGCCCCGGTGCGCTGCGGCTCCACCGGGCGGACGACGGGGCGTTGGCGCGCGTCCGGGTGCCCGGTGGTGTGCTGTCCTGGGAGCAGGCGGACGGGCTGCGGGAGTTGGCCGGCCGGCTGGGCGATGGTGAGCTGCATCTCACTTCGCGCGGCAATGTGCAGTTGCGCGGGCTCGACGCCGGATGCGGGTCCGAACTGGCCTCCCGGATGAGCGAAATGGGGCTTTTGCCCTCCGCGTCGCATGAGCGGGTCCGCAACGTCGTGGCCTCCCCGCTGTCCGGGCTCGACGGTCGCGGGGCGCGGGACGTCCGGCCCTGGCTGGTCGCGCTGGACGCGCTGGTGTGCGCGAGCGAGGCGGCGGCCGGGCTGTCCGGCCGGTTCCTGTTCGCCCTGGACGACGGGCGCGGCGATATGGACGCGCTGGGCGCGGACGTGACGCTGCGGGCGCGTGGCGACGGGGCGGCGGAGCTGCGGATCGGGGCGCTGGAGTCGGTGGCTCTGATTCCGGGTGACGAGGCGCCGCGCGCCGCGTTGCTGGCGGCGACGGTGTTCCTGTCCGTGGCGGACGCTTCCGGTTCCGGTGCGTGGCGGGTCGCCGAGCTCCCCGCGGGTGCCGGGCCGCTGCTCGACGAGGTGGTGCGCGAGCTGGCCGCGGCCGGACTGCCCGTCAGCCGTGCGACCGTGCCGGTACCGGCCGGGACTCCCCCGGCGCTCGGTGTGGTGGCGGGGCCCGGCGGGACGGACGCGCTGTCGGTCGGGCTGCCGCTGGGGCGGGCGGACGCGGTGCGGTGGCGGGCGCTGACGGACCTCGCCCGAGAGCACGGCGCCGGCGAACTGCGGCTCACCCCGTGGCGCGGAGTCGTCGTGCCCGGTGTCCGGCGGGAGCGGGCGCCGGGGGCGCTCGACGCGCTGGAGGCCGCCGGCCTGGTCACCGCCGACCGCTCGCCGTGGACCGGGACCGGCGCCTGCGTCGGCCGCCCCGGCTGCGTCAAGTCCCTGGCCGATGTGCGGGGTGACGCGGCGTCGGCGCTGCCCGACGCACCGCCCGTGGACGCGCTGCCGGTGCACTGGTCCGGGTGCGAACGGCGGTGCGGCCATCCGCGCGGGGACTGGGTGGACGTCGTCGCCGGCCCGGACGGCTACCGGGTGTCCGTCGTACGCGACGGCGCCCGGCCCGAGAACCCGGTGCGTGTCGCCGCCGACCCGGCCGCGCTGGCCACCGCCGTGGCGGCGGCCCGTAAGCCACGCCCGTGA
- the cobN gene encoding cobaltochelatase subunit CobN, which produces MILLLSTSDTDLLSARASHGPVGYRYANPSRLPLQDLPALLDGADLVVVRLLGGVRAWQDGLDQVLATGRPVVVLTGEQAPDAQLMAASTVPIGIAAEAHAYLAHGGPANLDQLARFLSDTVLLTGHGFEPPAAAPSWGPLERTPGETAPDAPAVAVLYYRAHHMSGNTAFIETLCRAVEAHGARALPLYVASLRSPEPELIEALRAADAIVTTVLAAGGTRPAEASAGGDDESWDAGALTALDVPILQALCLTSSRTDWQDNDEGVSPLDAASQIAVPEFDGRLITVPFSFKEIDRDGLPAYVADDERAARVAGIAVRHARLRHIPNADKRVALVLSAYPTKHSRIGNAVGLDTPASAVALLRRLREEGYDFGTEEVPGLASGDGDELIYALIEAGGHDQAWLTEEQLARNPVRIPAADYRRWYAELPAELREAVEEHWGPPPGEMFVDRSRNPEGDIVLAALRRGNLLILIQPPRGFGENPIAIYHDPDLPPSHHYLAAYRWIAARADDNGFGADAMIHLGKHGNLEWLPGKNAGLSAACGPDAALGDLPLVYPFLVNDPGEGTQAKRRAHATLVDHLVPPMARADSYGDIARLEQLLDEHAQIAAMDPAKLPAIRAQIWTLIQAAKLDHDLGIEGRPEDEGFDDFIMHLDGWLCEIKDVQIRDGLHVLGAAPTGAARVNLVLAILRARQIWGGTQALPGLREALGLDESAATRTDADTVEDEARALVQAMEDANWEPAAVAALTRSVPVAAILDFAAQEVVPRLAGTTDELDHCVRALNGSFVPAGPSGSPLRGLVNVLPTGRNFYSVDPKAVPSRLAWETGQALADSLLTRFRADNGDWPVSVGLSLWGTSAMRTAGDDVAEALALLGVRPVWDDASRRVTGLEAIPAEELGRPRIDVTLRISGFFRDAFPHTIGLLDDAVRLAASLDEPAELNHVRAHAQADLAAHGDERRATTRIFGSRPGTYGAGLLQLIDSRDWRTDADLAEVYTTWGGYAYGRDLDGCPAREEMETAYKRIAVAAKNTDTREHDIADSDDYFQYHGGMVAAVRALRGTAPEAYIGDSTRPETVRTRTLTEETSRVFRARVVNPKWIEAMRRHGYKGAFELAATVDYLFGYDATTGVVADWMYDKLTETYVLDPDNRAFLEQANPWALHGIAERLLEAESRGMWAKPDPAVLEALRQVFLETEGNLEGEE; this is translated from the coding sequence ATGATCCTGCTCCTGTCGACGTCCGACACCGACCTGCTCAGCGCCCGCGCCTCCCACGGACCGGTCGGCTACCGCTACGCCAACCCGTCCCGCCTCCCGCTCCAGGACCTGCCCGCGCTGCTGGACGGCGCCGACCTCGTCGTCGTACGCCTTCTCGGCGGGGTCCGCGCCTGGCAGGACGGCCTCGACCAGGTCCTCGCCACCGGCCGCCCCGTCGTCGTCCTCACCGGGGAACAGGCCCCCGACGCGCAGCTGATGGCCGCCTCCACCGTGCCCATCGGGATCGCCGCCGAGGCCCACGCCTACCTCGCGCACGGCGGGCCCGCCAACCTCGACCAGCTCGCCCGGTTCCTGTCCGACACCGTGCTGCTCACCGGCCACGGCTTCGAACCCCCCGCCGCCGCGCCCTCCTGGGGCCCGCTGGAACGCACCCCCGGCGAGACGGCGCCCGACGCCCCCGCGGTCGCGGTGCTCTACTACCGCGCCCACCACATGAGCGGCAACACCGCGTTCATCGAGACCCTGTGCCGGGCCGTCGAGGCCCACGGCGCCCGCGCCCTCCCGCTGTACGTCGCATCCCTGCGCAGCCCCGAACCCGAACTCATCGAGGCCCTGCGCGCGGCGGACGCCATCGTCACCACCGTCCTCGCGGCCGGCGGCACCCGCCCCGCCGAGGCATCGGCCGGCGGCGACGACGAGTCCTGGGACGCGGGCGCGCTCACCGCGCTCGACGTCCCGATCCTCCAGGCCCTCTGCCTCACCAGCTCCCGCACCGACTGGCAGGACAACGACGAGGGCGTGTCCCCGCTGGACGCCGCCAGCCAGATCGCCGTCCCCGAGTTCGACGGCCGCCTGATCACTGTCCCGTTCTCCTTCAAGGAGATCGACCGGGACGGCCTGCCCGCCTACGTCGCCGACGACGAACGCGCCGCACGCGTCGCCGGTATCGCCGTCCGCCACGCCCGGCTGCGCCACATCCCGAACGCCGACAAGCGCGTCGCGCTCGTCCTGTCCGCGTACCCGACCAAGCACTCCCGCATCGGCAACGCGGTCGGCCTCGACACCCCCGCCAGCGCCGTCGCCCTGCTGCGCCGGCTGCGCGAGGAGGGCTACGACTTCGGTACCGAGGAGGTCCCCGGCCTCGCCTCCGGCGACGGCGACGAGCTGATCTACGCCCTGATCGAGGCCGGCGGCCACGACCAGGCGTGGCTCACCGAGGAGCAGCTGGCCCGCAACCCGGTCCGCATCCCCGCCGCCGACTACCGCCGCTGGTACGCCGAACTGCCCGCCGAACTCCGCGAGGCCGTCGAGGAGCACTGGGGCCCGCCGCCCGGCGAGATGTTCGTGGACCGCTCGCGCAACCCCGAGGGCGACATCGTCCTGGCCGCCCTGCGCCGGGGCAACCTTCTGATCCTCATCCAGCCGCCGCGCGGCTTCGGCGAGAACCCGATCGCGATCTACCACGACCCGGACCTGCCGCCCTCGCACCACTACCTCGCCGCCTACCGCTGGATCGCCGCCCGCGCCGACGACAACGGCTTCGGCGCCGACGCGATGATCCACCTCGGCAAGCACGGCAACCTGGAGTGGCTGCCCGGCAAGAACGCCGGGCTGTCCGCCGCCTGCGGGCCCGACGCCGCGCTCGGCGACCTGCCGCTCGTCTACCCGTTCCTCGTCAACGACCCCGGCGAGGGCACCCAGGCCAAGCGCCGGGCGCACGCCACGCTCGTGGACCACCTGGTCCCGCCGATGGCGCGCGCCGACAGCTACGGGGACATCGCCCGCCTCGAACAACTCCTGGACGAGCACGCCCAGATCGCCGCCATGGACCCGGCCAAGCTGCCGGCCATCCGCGCCCAGATCTGGACCCTGATCCAGGCCGCGAAGCTCGACCACGACCTGGGGATCGAAGGACGCCCCGAGGACGAGGGCTTCGACGACTTCATCATGCATCTGGACGGCTGGCTCTGCGAGATCAAGGACGTCCAGATCCGCGACGGCCTGCACGTGCTCGGCGCCGCGCCCACCGGCGCCGCCCGCGTCAACCTGGTCCTGGCGATCCTCCGGGCCCGCCAGATCTGGGGCGGCACGCAAGCCCTGCCCGGCCTGCGCGAAGCCCTCGGCCTGGACGAGTCGGCGGCGACCCGCACGGACGCGGACACGGTGGAGGACGAGGCCCGCGCCCTGGTCCAGGCGATGGAGGACGCCAACTGGGAGCCCGCGGCCGTGGCCGCGCTCACCCGGTCCGTTCCCGTCGCCGCCATCCTCGACTTCGCCGCCCAAGAGGTCGTGCCCCGCCTGGCCGGGACCACCGACGAACTGGACCACTGCGTCCGCGCCCTGAACGGAAGCTTCGTCCCCGCCGGCCCCTCCGGCTCCCCGCTCCGGGGCCTCGTCAACGTCCTGCCGACCGGCCGGAACTTCTACTCCGTGGACCCCAAGGCCGTCCCCTCGCGCCTCGCCTGGGAGACGGGCCAGGCCCTCGCCGACTCCCTCCTCACCCGCTTCCGCGCCGACAACGGCGACTGGCCGGTCTCGGTGGGCCTCTCCCTGTGGGGTACGAGCGCCATGCGCACCGCCGGCGACGACGTCGCCGAGGCGCTCGCCCTGCTCGGCGTGCGCCCGGTCTGGGACGACGCGTCCCGCCGCGTCACCGGCCTGGAGGCGATCCCGGCCGAGGAGCTGGGCCGCCCCCGCATCGACGTCACCCTCCGCATCAGCGGCTTCTTCCGCGACGCGTTCCCGCACACCATCGGCCTGCTCGACGACGCGGTGCGGCTGGCCGCCTCGCTCGACGAACCGGCCGAGCTGAACCACGTACGGGCGCACGCGCAGGCGGATCTCGCCGCGCACGGCGACGAACGCCGGGCCACCACCCGTATCTTCGGCTCCCGACCCGGCACGTACGGCGCCGGGCTGCTCCAGCTCATCGACTCCCGCGACTGGCGCACCGACGCCGATCTCGCCGAGGTCTACACGACGTGGGGCGGCTACGCCTACGGCCGGGACCTGGACGGCTGCCCGGCCCGCGAGGAGATGGAGACCGCGTACAAGCGCATCGCGGTCGCGGCGAAGAACACCGACACCCGCGAGCACGACATCGCGGACTCGGACGACTACTTCCAGTACCACGGGGGAATGGTCGCGGCGGTCCGCGCGCTTCGCGGGACCGCGCCGGAGGCGTACATCGGGGACTCGACCCGCCCCGAGACCGTCCGCACCCGCACCCTGACCGAGGAGACGTCCCGCGTTTTCCGGGCCCGTGTGGTCAACCCCAAGTGGATCGAGGCGATGCGCCGCCACGGCTACAAGGGGGCCTTCGAGCTGGCCGCGACCGTGGACTACCTCTTCGGCTACGACGCCACGACGGGCGTCGTGGCGGACTGGATGTACGACAAGCTGACCGAGACCTATGTGCTGGACCCGGACAACCGCGCCTTCCTGGAGCAGGCCAATCCGTGGGCACTGCACGGGATCGCGGAACGTCTTCTGGAGGCCGAGTCGCGCGGCATGTGGGCCAAGCCCGACCCGGCCGTCCTCGAAGCACTGCGCCAGGTGTTCCTGGAGACGGAAGGCAACCTGGAGGGCGAGGAGTAG
- a CDS encoding L,D-transpeptidase family protein, which produces MSRSHRLVASLAAAAAAALLCTAAPAAAAPLPDTACTAPAGPYQRQLEKHLGLPVDGRQSEADCRAIRAFQTEQGRPHPDGRADLGTYRAMLVVEATPNPNAAGDCPVESGRVTCVDMDRQLLWVQKGKKVVFGPVATRTGRDAQETRPGRHLIYWRDRDHVSTIYDNAPMPYSQFFDGGQALHGHPGDLYDGGGSAGCVNLTVDDAAKLWDLLALDDVVYVWGVKPGTAG; this is translated from the coding sequence GTGTCCCGTTCCCACCGCCTCGTCGCTTCCCTGGCCGCCGCCGCGGCCGCGGCGCTGCTGTGCACCGCCGCCCCCGCGGCCGCCGCTCCCCTTCCCGACACCGCGTGCACCGCGCCGGCCGGCCCGTACCAGCGCCAGTTGGAGAAGCACCTCGGGCTGCCCGTCGACGGCCGCCAGTCCGAGGCGGACTGCCGTGCCATCCGGGCCTTCCAGACCGAACAGGGCCGGCCGCACCCGGACGGCCGCGCCGACCTCGGCACCTACCGCGCCATGCTCGTCGTCGAAGCCACGCCGAACCCGAACGCCGCAGGCGACTGCCCGGTCGAGAGCGGGCGGGTCACCTGCGTGGACATGGACCGCCAGCTGCTGTGGGTGCAGAAGGGGAAGAAGGTCGTCTTCGGCCCCGTCGCCACCCGGACCGGCCGTGACGCCCAGGAGACCCGGCCCGGCCGGCACCTCATCTACTGGCGCGACCGCGACCACGTCTCCACCATCTACGACAACGCGCCGATGCCGTACTCCCAGTTCTTCGACGGCGGCCAGGCACTCCACGGCCACCCCGGCGACCTGTACGACGGCGGCGGCTCGGCCGGCTGCGTCAACCTCACCGTGGACGACGCGGCGAAGCTGTGGGACCTGCTCGCGCTGGACGACGTCGTCTACGTGTGGGGCGTGAAGCCCGGCACCGCCGGCTGA